Part of the Myxococcaceae bacterium JPH2 genome, TGGCGGAGCCACTCGCGCGCGATCGCACCCGTTTGCTGGAGCTGCTCACGGAGCGCTCCTTCGAGCGCCGGCGCGTGGTGCTGTCGTCGGGCAAGGAGTCGGACTTCTACATCGACTGCAAGCGCACGGCGCTGCTGGCCGAGGGACACTTCCTCATCGGCCGGCTGTTCCTGGACGCCATCCGTCGCGAGGCCCCCACCGCGGTGGGCGCGGGCGGCCTGACGTTGGGCGCGGATCCGCTGGCCTCGGCGGTGGCGCTCTCCAGCTATCTGGCGGGCCAGCCGCTGCACGCGTTCATCGTCCGCAAGGAGCCCAAGGGGCACGGCACGGGCCAGTGGATTGAAGGGCTCGCGGCCCTGGGCCCGGGCGCACCGGTCGCCATCCTCGAGGACGTGGTGACGACGGGCGGCTCCACGCTCAAGGCCATCGAGCGCGCCCAGTCCGAGGGCCTGAAGGTGCTCGGGGCCTTCGCGCTCGTGGATCGCCTCGAAGGGGGACGCGAGGCCGTGGAGGCCACCGGCCACCGGCTCACCACGCTGTTCACCCGCAAGGACTTCATTCCGTGAGAAGGCTGCTCGTCGCGGTGCTGGTGGTGCTGTCGGGGGCTTGTGCCAGCACGCCACCGCTCGTCGGTGAGCCCGCTCCCACGCTGGATGACCCCAAGGCCGAGGCGGCGTACCGCACGGTGTTGGACCGCTACTCCGCGCGCGACGAAATCTACGATGGCTTCGACACGCGCATCTTCACGGGCGCGACGCTCCTGACGCCGGCCTTCCGCGAGGCGCGCGTGCGCCGCCAGGGGCTCTTTCAGGTGCTGCCCCCCGCGAAGGTGGAGTCCCTGCTCGCGGACGAACTGGCGGACGCGGCCAAGTTCCACGAGTTCTTCCTCGGCGTTCACGTCAACGACTACCGCTACGACGACTTCGCGCAGAAGCGCTCCATCTGGCGGCTGGCGCTGGTGACCCCCACCGGGGAAGTGACTCCGGTGGAGGTGCGTCGCGTGGGCCGCGCGGACCTCAACCTCCGGGCGTACTACCCGTACACCAGCGTGTTCTGGGTGGGCTACCGCGTGCGCTTCCCCACCACGTTCGCCAATGGTCAGCCAGTCATTCCGCCCGGCACCGAGAACGTCATGCTCCGCGTGGCCTCCACGCTGGGGCAGGCTGAGCTGAAGGTCTCCGCGCGCTGAGTCGCGGCGCTGCTCTCAAGTCTGCTCGGGCCGCCGCAGCCACTTCTCCACGGGGGGCAGGGCCGGGCCTTGCAGCAGCCGCTCCACCAGCGCGCGAGGCTCGGGGCTCACCGCGTAGGGAACCGCCTGGGCCTCGGGGACGAAGCCCGCGTCCACCATGCCGCGCACCATCGCCAGCAGTGGCTGGAAGTAGCCGCCCACGTCCAAGAGCCCCATGGGCTTCTGGTGCAGGCCGAGCTGGGCCCAGGTGGTGATCTCGAACAGCTCGTCCAGCGTCCCGAAGCCGCCGGGCATCGCGATGAAGGCGTCGGAGCGCTCGGCCATCAGCGCCTTCCGCTCGTGCATCGAGTCCACGAAGATGAGCTCGCCCAGGTTGCCGTGCGCCAGCTCCTTCTCGCGCATGAAGCGCGGCAGCACGCCCACCACGTGCCCGCCCGACTTCACCACGCCATCGGCCACCGCCCCCATCAGCCCCACGCGCGCGCCGCCGTAGACGAGCGTCAGGCCGCGACGCGCCAGCTCCTCGCCTAGCGCAGTGGCGGCCTCGCGGAACTCGGGCCGCGCTCCCGGCCGAGAACCACAAAAGACGCAGACGCTGCGGAGGCTGCCAGCCACGGACTTCGTCACGGAACGCCTCGTCGCTCGGGGTGGGCCGCCAGGAGCGCCACCACCGCGGTGATGAACAGGATGAGCGGCAGCGCGCGGGCATACACGCGCGGGCCCATGCGCAAGGCCAGGCCGCACGGGAGCCCGAAGAGGAAGCCGCCCAGATGGCCGGCCCAGCTCACGCCGGGCAGCAGGCTGATGACGGCCACCTGTGCCAGCCAGAAGCCCAGCTCGCGCCGCCCCTGGCGAGTGGCCACGGGCAGCATGGCGCCGCCCCACCCGAGGATCATCCCCGAGGCGCCCACCGTGACGATGTTGAAGTTGAAGTAGAGGGACGACGCGGCGGCCCCCAGCGCGGTGACGAGCGACAGCCCGAGGAAGCGCAGGCTCCCGATGCCGCGCTCCAGCGTGAACCCCAGCGTCACCACCACCGACATGTTGAACAGCAGGTGCATGGCGCCGCCGTGCTCGAACACGGCCCCGAGCATCCGCCAGTACTCGCCTCGCTGGACCACCGGGCCAAAGAGCGCCAGCGGCTGGAGCGAGCCGACCATCGTCCCGTTCGCGTCCACGATGGGCCGGGCCAGGAAGCGGTCCAACAGGAACATCGCCACCGCGCCCGCGATGATGCCGTAGCACACCCAGGGGCGAGGCCGCGGCCCGGGCGGGGGTTCCGGTGGCGGCGGCTCGCCCGGGGCACCCCCTCCGGGCTCATCAAGGATGCGGCGCGGGCGCGACATGGGCGCTCACAGCCCTCGGGACAGGACGGTGTCCCGCTGCCCGAGGTGGTCGTCCGAGTGGGGATAGTCGAGCGTGAAGTGCAGGCCGCGGCTCTCCTTGCGGCGGCTGGCGCAGTCGACGATGAGGTGCGCCACCTCGGCGATGTTGCGCAGCTCGATGACGTCGCGGGTGACCTTGAAGCGCCAGTAGTAGTCGCGAATCTCCTCGCGCAAGAGCTCCAGGCGGCGGCGGGCGCGCATGAGCCGCTTGTCCGTGCGAACGATGCCGACGTAGTTCCACATCAGCCGGCGAATCTCGTCCCAGTTGTGGCTCACCACGACGCTCTCGTCCGAGTCCACCGCGCTGCCCGAGTCCCAGGGCGGCGGCTCCTCCTTCGGGTGGGGCAGGGTGGCGAGCTCTTCCGACGCGGCCACTACCGCGCGGTGGCCGAACACCAGGCCCTCCAGCAGCGAGTTGGACGCGAGGCGGTTGGCGCCGTGCAGGCCCGTGCTGGCCACCTCGCCCACGGCATACAGCCCCGGCACCGAGGTGCGCCCGCTCAAGTCCGTCACCACGCCACCGCACTGATAGTGGGCCGCGGGCACGACGGGAATGGGCTGCGAGGCCATGTCGATGTTGAAGGCCTTGCACGTGGCGTAGATGTTGGGGAAGCGCTCGGTGAGGAACGCCCGTCCCAGGTGCGTCATGTCCAGGTAGACGCACTCATCGCCGGTGCGCTTGAGCTCCGCGTCGATGGCGCGCGCCACCACGTCACGCGGGGCGAGCGCGCCCATGGCGTGGTAGCGCTCCATGAACGTCTGGCCGCCCTTGAGGCGCAGCTTGCCGCCCTCGCCGCGCAGGGCCTCGCTGATGAGGAAGCTCTTGGCCTCGGGGTGGTACAGGCAGGTGGGGTGGAACTGGTAGAACTCCATGTTCGCCACCTGCGCCCCGGCCCGGTACGCCATGGCCACGCCGTCGCCCGTCGCCACGTCCGGGTTCGTCGTGTACAGGTACACCTTGCCGGCGCCGCCCGTGGCCAGCACCGTCACGCGCGCCAGGAAGCGCTCGATGCCGCCGCCCTCCAGGAGCGCGTACACGCCCAGGCAGCGGCTTCGCCCATGGGACGACGCGCGCGCGTCCAGGATGAGGTCGATGGCCGCCGTGTGGGGGAAGAACGTGATGTTGGGCTGCTCGTCGCACGCGGCCAGGAGGGCGCGCTCCACCTCGCGGCCGGTGATGTCCCCCGAGTGGATGATGCGCCGGGCGGAGTGGCCGCCCTCGCGGGTGAGGTCGAACTCGCCGCCCGCGTGCCGGTTGAACTCCGCGCCGAGCGCCACCAGCTCCTTCACCCGGTCCGGCCCCTCGCGCACCGTCACCTCCACGGCATCGCGGTGGCAGAGGCCGGCGCCGGCCACGAGCGTGTCCTCGATGTGCGCGTCGAACGAGTCCGACGGCGCGAGCACGCTCGCGATGCCTCCCTGGGCGTAGGCCGTGTTGCCCTCGCCGCGCGCCCGCTTGGTGAGCACCGCGACCGTCCCATGCCGGGCCGCCTGCAGGGCGAACGAGAGTCCAGCAACACCACCACCCAGGACCAGGAAGTCGAAGCGATGAGGCATGGACGACAGCCTTAATGGTGGTAAGTGCTGGAAACAAGGCGTTTTCTTGAGGACTTTCCGGCCCTTGTCTAAGGTTCGGGCGCTGCCATGCGTGCCATCCCCGCGCTCATCGCCATGGTCCTCTTCGTCGCGCCTGTCGCGTCGGGGGCGGAGTCCATCTACCGCTACGTCGAGAAGGACGGGACCATCGTCTACACGAACGTCCCGCCCGCCAGTGGGCGCAAGGCTCGGCGGATGCAGGGCTCGTTCGCGCCCGCACCCTCCAAGAGCGCGCCGGTGCAGGCCCGGTCGAAGGCCCCGCCGGAGTTGGATCCGCACATCGCCGCGGCGGCCCTGCGCTATCGCATCCCCACGGCGCTGGTGCGCGCCATCATGCACACCGAGAGCAACTACAACCCGAACGCGCTGAGTTCCAAGGGCGCCAGCGGGTTGATGCAGCTCATGCCGGCGACCGCGTCGGACATGTACGTGAAGGACATCTTCGACTCGAAGGACAACATCGAGGGCGGCGTGCGCTACCTGCGCGTGCTCGCCAACATGTTCGACGGGGACATGGTGAAGATGATTGCCGCGTACAACGCGGGGCCGGACGCCGTGCGCAAGTATGGCGGGAAGGTGCCCCCGTACACCGAGACGCAGGAGTACGTGCGCAAGGTGCTCCAGCTCTATTACCACTACAAGGAGCGCGAGCGGCCCGCCCAGGCCGGGGGCCGCGAGCTCACACCCGAGAATGACGACGCGCGCGAAGGGACGGGGGGAGACGAGCCCCGCTGAAGACGAGTTCCTCCAGCAGATGCACCGAGGGGGCGAGCTGCTCGCCGCCAACAAGGTCATCGAGGCGAAGGCGTTCCTGGAGCGGGCCCACCAGCTCCAGCCCCGCAACGAGAAGGCGCAGAACCTGCTGGGCCTGACGTACTTCAAGCTGGGCCTGTTCGACCGCGCGGCCGAGCTTTACGAAATGCTCGTGCGCGACAACCCGGTGGACCCCACGCTCAGGGTCAACCTGGGCCTCGTGTACCTGAAGACGAACGCGCTCCAGCGCGCCGC contains:
- the nadB gene encoding L-aspartate oxidase, which translates into the protein MPHRFDFLVLGGGVAGLSFALQAARHGTVAVLTKRARGEGNTAYAQGGIASVLAPSDSFDAHIEDTLVAGAGLCHRDAVEVTVREGPDRVKELVALGAEFNRHAGGEFDLTREGGHSARRIIHSGDITGREVERALLAACDEQPNITFFPHTAAIDLILDARASSHGRSRCLGVYALLEGGGIERFLARVTVLATGGAGKVYLYTTNPDVATGDGVAMAYRAGAQVANMEFYQFHPTCLYHPEAKSFLISEALRGEGGKLRLKGGQTFMERYHAMGALAPRDVVARAIDAELKRTGDECVYLDMTHLGRAFLTERFPNIYATCKAFNIDMASQPIPVVPAAHYQCGGVVTDLSGRTSVPGLYAVGEVASTGLHGANRLASNSLLEGLVFGHRAVVAASEELATLPHPKEEPPPWDSGSAVDSDESVVVSHNWDEIRRLMWNYVGIVRTDKRLMRARRRLELLREEIRDYYWRFKVTRDVIELRNIAEVAHLIVDCASRRKESRGLHFTLDYPHSDDHLGQRDTVLSRGL
- a CDS encoding rhomboid family intramembrane serine protease; amino-acid sequence: MSRPRRILDEPGGGAPGEPPPPEPPPGPRPRPWVCYGIIAGAVAMFLLDRFLARPIVDANGTMVGSLQPLALFGPVVQRGEYWRMLGAVFEHGGAMHLLFNMSVVVTLGFTLERGIGSLRFLGLSLVTALGAAASSLYFNFNIVTVGASGMILGWGGAMLPVATRQGRRELGFWLAQVAVISLLPGVSWAGHLGGFLFGLPCGLALRMGPRVYARALPLILFITAVVALLAAHPERRGVP
- the pyrE gene encoding orotate phosphoribosyltransferase; amino-acid sequence: MAEPLARDRTRLLELLTERSFERRRVVLSSGKESDFYIDCKRTALLAEGHFLIGRLFLDAIRREAPTAVGAGGLTLGADPLASAVALSSYLAGQPLHAFIVRKEPKGHGTGQWIEGLAALGPGAPVAILEDVVTTGGSTLKAIERAQSEGLKVLGAFALVDRLEGGREAVEATGHRLTTLFTRKDFIP
- a CDS encoding lytic transglycosylase domain-containing protein, which produces MRAIPALIAMVLFVAPVASGAESIYRYVEKDGTIVYTNVPPASGRKARRMQGSFAPAPSKSAPVQARSKAPPELDPHIAAAALRYRIPTALVRAIMHTESNYNPNALSSKGASGLMQLMPATASDMYVKDIFDSKDNIEGGVRYLRVLANMFDGDMVKMIAAYNAGPDAVRKYGGKVPPYTETQEYVRKVLQLYYHYKERERPAQAGGRELTPENDDAREGTGGDEPR
- a CDS encoding TIGR00730 family Rossman fold protein is translated as MAGSLRSVCVFCGSRPGARPEFREAATALGEELARRGLTLVYGGARVGLMGAVADGVVKSGGHVVGVLPRFMREKELAHGNLGELIFVDSMHERKALMAERSDAFIAMPGGFGTLDELFEITTWAQLGLHQKPMGLLDVGGYFQPLLAMVRGMVDAGFVPEAQAVPYAVSPEPRALVERLLQGPALPPVEKWLRRPEQT